One Synechococcus sp. JA-2-3B'a(2-13) genomic window carries:
- a CDS encoding cysteine desulfurase family protein, producing MLRLDPALYFDHSATTPPRPEVIEAMQMAMQESWGNPSSLHGWGERAAMAMERARQQVAELLNCEPEALLFTSGGTESNNLALFGVAQRYSTPQHLIISSVEHASVENAARQLQSQGWQVTRLLVNAAGQVDPQTLIQALQPNTVLVSIVHGQNEVGSLQPIAELGQICRQAGVLFHTDAVQTVGRIPLDLAQLPVDLLSLSGHKLYGPQGVGALYVRPGVELRPLLRGGGQERRLRAGTQGIPGIVGLGVAAALAAQELSQETARLRQLQRHLAQLLAEVPGLRLTGPVRLEQRLPHHLSYCAAGIPGNVLVRALSRQGIAISAGSACSSGQLIPSRILLAMGHSEAEALGSIRLSLGKATTYAAVEYVARCLQTELASISKSVALGNAATQSPLSIPVT from the coding sequence ATGTTGCGTTTGGATCCTGCCCTCTACTTTGACCACAGCGCCACCACTCCGCCTCGGCCTGAGGTGATCGAGGCCATGCAGATGGCGATGCAGGAAAGCTGGGGCAACCCCTCCAGCTTGCACGGGTGGGGAGAACGGGCCGCCATGGCCATGGAGCGGGCGCGGCAGCAGGTGGCCGAGCTGCTTAACTGTGAGCCGGAGGCGCTGCTGTTTACCTCAGGCGGGACGGAGTCCAACAACCTGGCCCTGTTTGGGGTGGCCCAGCGCTACTCTACTCCCCAACATCTCATCATCTCCAGCGTCGAGCACGCCTCGGTGGAGAATGCTGCCCGCCAGTTGCAGTCCCAAGGCTGGCAGGTCACCCGTCTGCTGGTGAACGCCGCCGGCCAGGTGGATCCCCAGACTTTGATCCAGGCGCTGCAACCCAATACCGTTTTGGTCTCCATCGTCCACGGCCAAAATGAGGTGGGATCCCTGCAGCCCATTGCAGAGCTGGGTCAGATCTGTCGCCAGGCGGGGGTGCTCTTCCACACCGACGCTGTGCAGACGGTGGGGCGGATCCCGCTGGATCTGGCGCAACTGCCGGTGGATCTGCTCTCCCTTTCCGGGCATAAACTCTACGGGCCCCAGGGGGTGGGGGCGCTGTACGTGCGCCCAGGGGTGGAGCTGCGACCGCTGCTGCGGGGGGGCGGGCAAGAACGGCGGCTGCGGGCTGGCACCCAAGGGATCCCGGGCATTGTCGGCTTGGGAGTGGCGGCAGCTTTGGCGGCCCAAGAGCTATCTCAAGAAACGGCCCGCCTGCGGCAATTGCAACGGCATTTGGCCCAGTTGCTAGCGGAGGTGCCCGGTTTGCGGCTGACCGGCCCCGTCCGTTTGGAGCAGCGCTTGCCCCACCACCTCAGCTACTGCGCCGCAGGGATCCCGGGGAATGTGCTGGTCAGGGCCCTAAGCCGCCAGGGGATCGCCATTAGCGCCGGCTCCGCCTGTAGCAGTGGCCAACTGATCCCCAGCCGCATCCTCTTGGCCATGGGCCACTCAGAAGCCGAGGCGCTGGGATCCATTCGCCTTAGCCTTGGCAAAGCCACCACCTACGCTGCGGTTGAGTATGTGGCCCGATGTCTACAAACGGAGCTTGCCTCCATCTCCAAATCCGTAGCCTTGGGGAATGCGGCAACTCAATCCCCGTTGTCGATCCCCGTCACGTAG
- the rodA gene encoding rod shape-determining protein RodA, protein MLGNVDPKVSSQPRWKKLLRQILAPWREFDGMLLATVLALTGIGILAIRSAVWERPISHYWLQQLIMAGISLVFLGMVARIPYERLLRWHWFTYFLTLAGLIAVLFFGTAGGGAERWLSIAGFQVQPSEFAKLGVIVTLAALLHHWPIKYFSQIWVAVAVIAPPWILIFLQPNLGTALVFVVIVLVMLYWAGAKGSWILLLLSPGVGAILYGLHTRPELSWMLWVWLLWCLGMAGLAAWRLPWQWTGAVTFGVINLLSGQLGQLAWHLLKPYQRRRLEIFIDPMQEPWGAGYHLIQSRIAIGAGGLWGRGIQQGTQTQLDFIPEQHTDFIFSAIGEEMGFVGTLTVLILFWILCARLIWIAQGAKDNFGSLIAIGVLAMILFQAVVNISMTIGLAPITGLPLPFLSYGRSALLTNFLAIGLVESVVMHRQRTSLFK, encoded by the coding sequence TTGCTGGGCAACGTTGACCCAAAGGTGTCTTCTCAGCCTAGGTGGAAAAAGCTTCTGCGGCAGATCTTGGCTCCTTGGCGCGAGTTCGATGGCATGTTGCTGGCCACGGTGCTGGCCTTGACAGGCATCGGCATTCTTGCCATCCGCAGCGCAGTCTGGGAGCGGCCCATCAGCCACTATTGGCTGCAGCAGTTGATCATGGCCGGGATCAGCCTGGTGTTTTTGGGAATGGTAGCCCGGATCCCGTATGAGCGGCTTTTGCGCTGGCACTGGTTCACCTACTTCCTGACCTTGGCAGGTTTAATTGCAGTGCTCTTTTTCGGCACGGCGGGGGGAGGGGCGGAGCGCTGGCTCTCCATCGCTGGCTTTCAGGTGCAGCCTTCTGAGTTTGCCAAGCTGGGGGTAATTGTTACCCTGGCTGCTCTCCTGCACCACTGGCCGATCAAGTACTTCAGCCAGATTTGGGTGGCCGTTGCCGTCATTGCTCCTCCCTGGATCTTGATTTTCCTGCAGCCCAACCTGGGCACTGCCCTGGTGTTTGTGGTGATTGTGCTGGTCATGCTCTACTGGGCCGGAGCCAAGGGCAGTTGGATCCTCTTGCTTTTGTCGCCGGGGGTGGGAGCCATTCTCTATGGCTTACACACTCGCCCAGAGCTGAGCTGGATGCTTTGGGTTTGGCTGCTCTGGTGTCTGGGAATGGCGGGGTTGGCTGCTTGGCGTCTCCCCTGGCAGTGGACGGGGGCCGTAACTTTTGGGGTAATCAACCTGCTCTCGGGGCAGTTGGGTCAGCTAGCTTGGCACCTTCTCAAGCCCTATCAGCGGCGGCGGCTGGAGATTTTTATCGATCCCATGCAAGAGCCCTGGGGAGCCGGCTATCACCTCATTCAATCCCGCATTGCCATCGGAGCCGGCGGCCTCTGGGGCCGCGGTATCCAGCAGGGCACCCAAACCCAGCTGGACTTCATCCCCGAACAGCACACGGATTTTATTTTCTCCGCCATTGGGGAAGAGATGGGCTTTGTGGGCACCCTGACGGTGCTGATCCTGTTCTGGATCCTGTGTGCGCGGCTGATCTGGATTGCCCAAGGGGCCAAGGACAATTTTGGATCCCTGATTGCCATTGGGGTGCTGGCGATGATCCTCTTTCAGGCGGTGGTGAACATCAGCATGACCATCGGCCTGGCCCCGATTACCGGCTTGCCTTTGCCTTTTCTAAGTTATGGCCGCTCGGCTCTACTGACCAATTTTCTGGCCATTGGCTTGGTGGAATCGGTGGTGATGCACCGCCAGCGTACTAGTCTTTTCAAGTAG